From Thermogladius calderae 1633, a single genomic window includes:
- a CDS encoding ACT domain-containing protein yields the protein MEEKKESITGVVERIVENSPLLKECLASGVANYSSMARMIKPVVDEELGFDASVESIKVALVRLSRKMSPLDVSSVEKILNETSIEVKTRVTVMTYDSSSTRDVLRVVSGVQGARFLSVVTGITNVTVMVGDEQARLFTEGVGSRPLFHQGGLTAIVLVSPVENVYTPGLIAYITSLLAQAGINIIQITSSYSETVIVVSPEDTMKAFNVLNDAISRARKKSGRRV from the coding sequence GTGGAGGAGAAGAAGGAGTCTATCACGGGTGTCGTCGAGAGGATCGTTGAGAACAGCCCGCTTCTCAAAGAGTGTCTGGCGTCCGGTGTCGCGAACTACTCTAGTATGGCCAGGATGATCAAACCCGTGGTAGACGAGGAGCTGGGCTTCGACGCGTCTGTCGAGAGCATTAAAGTGGCCCTTGTCAGGCTGTCGAGGAAGATGAGCCCGCTAGACGTGTCGAGCGTCGAGAAGATCCTCAACGAGACGAGTATCGAGGTGAAGACCAGGGTCACCGTCATGACCTACGACTCGAGCTCGACCCGAGACGTGCTGCGTGTCGTCTCGGGCGTCCAGGGCGCCCGTTTCCTGTCGGTGGTCACTGGTATAACGAACGTGACGGTGATGGTTGGCGACGAGCAGGCTAGGCTATTCACCGAGGGCGTTGGGTCTAGGCCGCTCTTCCACCAGGGAGGGCTTACAGCAATAGTCCTCGTGAGCCCCGTGGAGAACGTTTACACGCCGGGGCTAATAGCGTACATAACCAGCCTCCTCGCCCAGGCCGGGATAAACATTATACAGATAACCTCCAGCTACAGCGAGACGGTGATAGTTGTCTCCCCGGAGGACACGATGAAGGCCTTCAACGTACTCAACGACGCGATCTCGAGGGCCAGGAAAAAGTCTGGGAGGCGGGTTTGA
- a CDS encoding archaellin/type IV pilin N-terminal domain-containing protein, which translates to MRAISPVIATVIIVAVTIAVAIAVALWMTGLVGGFTGTENLQIVNAYALARTGGAGWDVYLSVKNAGTTTATIDQIFVNGIPYTSITLTSPAGATISLASPTPLPITLSPGQDTSIQLYIPKGSGQALAFSPGQQVEIKLHTASGKTYPVQVVLP; encoded by the coding sequence GTGAGGGCAATAAGCCCGGTCATAGCCACCGTCATCATCGTCGCGGTGACAATAGCCGTCGCGATCGCTGTAGCCCTCTGGATGACAGGCCTGGTCGGGGGCTTCACCGGCACCGAGAACCTCCAGATAGTCAACGCCTACGCTCTGGCGAGAACCGGCGGGGCGGGGTGGGACGTATACCTGTCCGTTAAAAACGCTGGTACAACGACGGCCACGATAGACCAGATATTCGTGAACGGGATACCGTACACGTCCATAACGCTAACATCTCCAGCAGGGGCCACTATATCACTCGCGTCTCCGACCCCCTTACCGATCACGCTCTCTCCAGGACAAGACACAAGTATACAGCTGTACATCCCGAAAGGCTCTGGCCAGGCGCTGGCGTTCTCTCCTGGTCAGCAGGTCGAGATCAAGCTACACACCGCGAGCGGCAAGACCTACCCAGTCCAGGTCGTCCTCCCTTAG
- a CDS encoding V4R domain-containing protein, with translation MLRRLFGGRPLRGRRGPSIEVDTAIYAGGKYYTALLLELVNKPGVVARIVDEIAKRRINIVKVTTPYLVTGDRGHLLIILEDCDEKCAGELKRVLEGMRETVLAVEAASGMDIFLFPKLGELRFLNERGLVLSAGMVAEALRTASRSVGRTEHSSVLRFAGRGVGRYVYQGVYSLMSAPQSPEAQLKLSLDFLVDMFKALGLGDAEYDVRGLEVRFKVKDNFECAAAKEAGLIGPTGHFTSGLIEGFLEGVFGRRVEVVEEKCIARGDHHCEFRAMMYEAIPG, from the coding sequence ATGCTTAGGAGGCTATTCGGCGGTAGGCCCCTGCGGGGGCGTAGAGGGCCCAGTATCGAGGTTGACACCGCGATATACGCGGGTGGCAAGTACTACACTGCTCTCCTCCTAGAGCTTGTTAACAAGCCCGGTGTAGTAGCGAGGATCGTGGACGAGATCGCCAAGAGGAGAATCAACATCGTCAAGGTGACGACCCCGTACCTCGTGACAGGGGACAGGGGGCACCTCCTGATCATACTCGAGGACTGCGACGAGAAGTGCGCGGGGGAGCTCAAGAGGGTTCTCGAGGGGATGAGAGAAACCGTCCTCGCGGTGGAAGCGGCGAGCGGCATGGACATATTCCTATTCCCGAAGCTGGGCGAGCTCAGGTTCTTAAACGAGAGGGGGCTGGTCCTCTCGGCGGGGATGGTAGCGGAGGCCCTTAGAACGGCCTCTAGGAGCGTCGGAAGGACGGAACACAGCAGCGTGCTCAGGTTCGCCGGGAGGGGCGTGGGGAGGTACGTGTACCAGGGCGTGTACTCGCTTATGTCGGCCCCGCAGTCCCCCGAAGCCCAGTTGAAGCTCTCCCTCGACTTCCTCGTAGACATGTTCAAGGCTCTGGGGCTGGGGGACGCGGAGTACGATGTACGCGGGTTGGAGGTCAGGTTCAAGGTCAAGGACAACTTCGAGTGTGCGGCAGCTAAAGAGGCTGGACTCATCGGACCAACAGGGCACTTCACTAGCGGGCTGATCGAGGGGTTCCTCGAAGGGGTCTTCGGTAGGAGAGTCGAGGTCGTCGAGGAGAAGTGCATAGCGCGCGGCGACCACCACTGCGAGTTCAGGGCTATGATGTACGAGGCGATCCCCGGGTAG
- a CDS encoding HTH domain-containing protein — MSETKTAKEIVLEVLKREKRPLTPKEIQKLTNLNYNTVRGRLQDLKKAGLAVRTEQGWVYKERK, encoded by the coding sequence GTGTCCGAGACTAAGACCGCCAAGGAGATAGTCCTCGAGGTTTTGAAGAGAGAGAAGAGGCCTTTAACGCCGAAAGAGATACAGAAGCTGACAAACCTGAACTACAACACTGTGAGGGGCAGGCTACAGGACCTCAAGAAGGCGGGGCTGGCCGTGAGGACCGAGCAGGGCTGGGTATACAAGGAGAGGAAGTAG
- a CDS encoding HD domain-containing protein, translating into MSLSNLSWKEISDPIYGHVYYNKEIEERVLGTLPVQRLRYILQLQTAHLVYPGAVHTRFQHSIGVMHLAGIMAEDVLRKLVRFVGPEALGGYSIDELVEAGRLAGLLHDIGHGPFGHTFEEAVLWRGGVEPEVANHERVGLLVYRHTLKDLVDSLGKRSGFSDLAGVVEELLGPEEPRAPVLRLVRRVIKDSYYPADVLDFLRRDSYYAGTGEYGSINYEKLVKNTYPNPRDVSELVLERGGLGEFKAYMTAKASMYHHVYYHSVARAFDRILYDILVLLDEELGLRSAVNAVARGEVRDFLLLTDAGLYDLMLRESVREGSRVGQLARALLVERKPSWKRVGREVVVTPFKRGWSTLKVLRLAYDKSIRERVRRELEEELAGAVGLAREDIWVDVVDITPLPRSVIYSLKGEPLIALGTCEVSGNRIVLDNPLDLVAEGLPLTVLVRGYVRREKYSMDYEPRFSAVVNDYLEELAGEIPESAVDLEAYQHMKITS; encoded by the coding sequence TTGAGCCTTAGCAACCTTTCCTGGAAGGAGATAAGCGACCCTATTTACGGGCACGTCTACTACAACAAGGAGATCGAGGAGAGGGTTTTAGGCACACTCCCCGTCCAGAGGCTCAGGTACATACTGCAGTTGCAGACAGCCCACCTCGTCTACCCGGGGGCAGTCCACACGAGGTTCCAGCACAGTATAGGCGTGATGCACCTCGCGGGCATAATGGCCGAGGACGTCCTCAGGAAGCTTGTGAGGTTCGTGGGGCCCGAGGCCCTTGGTGGCTACAGTATAGACGAGCTCGTGGAGGCGGGCAGGTTAGCGGGCTTACTCCACGACATCGGCCACGGTCCGTTCGGCCACACCTTTGAAGAGGCTGTGCTCTGGCGTGGGGGCGTCGAGCCGGAGGTCGCGAACCACGAGAGAGTGGGGCTACTGGTGTACAGGCACACCTTGAAGGACCTAGTAGACAGCCTGGGTAAGAGGAGCGGGTTCAGCGACCTGGCGGGCGTAGTGGAGGAGCTGCTCGGCCCGGAGGAGCCCCGCGCACCCGTCCTAAGGCTTGTGAGGAGGGTGATCAAGGACAGCTACTACCCCGCCGACGTCCTGGACTTCCTGAGGCGGGACAGCTACTACGCGGGCACGGGCGAGTACGGGTCTATCAACTACGAAAAGCTGGTCAAGAACACCTACCCTAACCCCAGGGACGTCTCGGAGCTGGTGCTGGAGAGGGGCGGGCTCGGGGAGTTCAAGGCCTACATGACCGCCAAGGCGAGCATGTACCACCACGTCTACTACCACAGCGTTGCTAGGGCCTTCGACAGGATCCTCTACGACATACTCGTGCTACTCGACGAGGAGCTCGGGTTGAGGAGCGCCGTCAACGCTGTTGCCAGGGGGGAGGTGAGGGACTTCCTGCTCCTGACGGACGCGGGGCTCTACGACCTGATGCTTAGAGAGTCGGTGAGGGAGGGAAGTAGGGTGGGCCAGCTTGCGAGAGCGCTTCTAGTTGAGAGGAAGCCGTCGTGGAAGCGGGTGGGGAGGGAGGTGGTGGTAACGCCCTTCAAGAGGGGTTGGAGCACGCTTAAAGTCCTGAGGCTGGCCTACGATAAGAGTATCAGGGAGAGAGTGAGACGAGAGCTCGAAGAGGAGCTCGCGGGGGCTGTCGGCTTGGCGAGGGAGGACATCTGGGTGGACGTCGTGGACATTACACCGCTACCTAGGAGCGTGATCTACTCGCTCAAGGGAGAGCCGCTCATAGCTCTCGGGACCTGCGAGGTGTCGGGGAACAGGATAGTGCTGGACAACCCGCTAGACCTTGTCGCGGAGGGCTTACCGCTCACGGTGCTGGTTAGAGGCTACGTTAGGAGGGAGAAGTACAGCATGGACTACGAGCCCAGGTTCTCGGCTGTGGTCAACGACTACCTCGAGGAGCTGGCCGGCGAGATCCCAGAGTCGGCCGTCGACTTGGAGGCTTACCAGCACATGAAGATAACCTCTTGA
- a CDS encoding site-2 protease family protein, whose protein sequence is MSWLLGLSEPVALLIGGVAVSLAFGSGCLLGGSLACFAVAAVASFLAVIPHELAHRNTARRMGCWSRYVLSPIGLLVTLATSLPFVPVKFVMPGFTLVSPLTYDREELRRIDGLVSLAGPLYNIVVSIVSVSILQLAPGLVGPLLVSLLYNVGYVNAWVALFNLLPVPPLDGSKVLRWKPVVYLVVIAVSALLYFFYFTW, encoded by the coding sequence ATGAGCTGGCTGCTGGGTCTCAGCGAGCCGGTGGCACTTTTAATAGGGGGCGTAGCCGTCTCACTGGCCTTCGGCTCGGGCTGCCTACTGGGGGGCAGCCTTGCCTGTTTCGCGGTAGCGGCGGTAGCTTCTTTCCTGGCGGTAATACCCCACGAGCTGGCTCACAGGAACACGGCTAGGAGGATGGGTTGCTGGTCGAGGTACGTCCTTTCCCCTATAGGGCTCCTCGTCACGCTGGCGACTTCGCTCCCTTTCGTCCCGGTGAAGTTCGTGATGCCAGGGTTCACGCTGGTCTCGCCTCTCACATACGACAGGGAGGAGTTGAGGAGGATAGACGGCCTGGTCAGTTTAGCGGGGCCGCTCTACAACATCGTCGTCTCCATCGTCTCGGTCAGCATACTCCAACTCGCGCCCGGTCTTGTAGGCCCCCTGCTGGTGAGCCTCCTCTACAACGTTGGCTACGTTAACGCCTGGGTCGCGCTCTTCAACCTGCTCCCAGTCCCGCCGCTAGACGGCTCGAAAGTCTTGAGATGGAAGCCCGTAGTCTACCTCGTGGTGATCGCTGTCAGCGCCCTACTCTACTTCTTCTACTTCACCTGGTAG